The nucleotide window GGAATGGTCTCGGTCTCCAGGAACCGGTGAATGAGCTGGTTGACCCGCTGCCGCGCCACCGGGAAATACGCTGCGATCGCCCGGATAGGTTTTCCCTTGAGCCATTGCTTGATGAAGCTGGAGTTATCCGGGTTCGAGAGCTTGATCACGGGATGGTCTTGCTGCGTTGGAAAATGATTGTGGGATTTTCCAACCAATCATCATTTTAAGAAAGGTTTAAAAGAGGGCGGGATGGGTGCACCGCGGGGAACGACTCAACCGTGCGGCAGCACACGTCAGCTTGCCCGCTTGCTCGTCCGATGGTCCGGGGCAGCGGTCCCGTGCTGTGTAATGCTGGGGCTGGGCTCGGACGACCGGTCCCGTGAAAAGCCCTGCCTTCGTGCATGCACTCTGCCTCCGAACAGCAGGCATACCGGGGGATACAAACGGGAGAGGGGATCAGCCCTCCAGCACGCAGATCGCCTTCGGCTGAAGTACCAGGGGCGCCAGGCTCTCTGATACGGAGAACTCCAGGTTCTCTCCTGCCGGCCCGATGAAGCCGACGGCCATATCCTGGCCGATCACGATCGTGGCATACTGCCGACCGGAGGCGATCAGCACGCCACCGTCCGAAAGCACAGGTGCTTTGATGATACCTTCGGTTACGATGGTGCGCGCGTGCTCCAGTTCCGTCATCTGGCCCTGTTCGTAGCGTCGGTAAAGCAGGTTGAAACGGGATGGTGCGAGTGCAAGAGCATAGGGGCCGTGGAAACCGGATTCGTCGAGACGGGTCACGCCCCGGATGATATCATCCACGGCATCCCCGACCGTATCCCAGCGGGAGAGCTGGATGGAACTGGAACCCTGCGTGTTCAGCAGTCCGGTCACCCCTCCTCCCCCGTGGAATATCAGGTTATCCTCTCTCCGTGCCACGTCCAGTGCAGCCTGCACGACCGGAGCGGTATCCAGGAGCAGCCTATCCCGTTCGTAGGCGGCGAGATCCCGTTTGCCCAGGGCGAACGTGGCATGGATCTCCGGGAGAGGAACGAAGGAACTCACAATGAGACCTTCCTGGTCCCTCCGGTCCGTCATCGGGATCGCTTTCAGTCCCAGACCGAAAGGACCCTCCAGGTGCAGCAGCCTCCGTCCCGAAAGAATGCTCTTTGCTGCCTCCACCATCGTGGCATCCAGGATATTCCACGTCGCTCCGTCAATGGGGGCATCCCCCCGTGATAGGTATCGGTTCATGCCTCTCCTCCTACTTCGACTCCTTCAAGGATCCGATCGTCGTCCCGGGAGCTTCGGACGGTGACACTTCCTCACGTCCTGCCTCGATTGCCATCTCGTCCACCTCGGCGGCGCCCTGCGCCAGCAGGGCATCCTCGTCGCCGGTGAGGATCTGGAGCAGTCGGGCGAACTCCCCGGCATGCACACGTTCTTCGTCCGCGATATCCTCGAGCACGCGTTTGGCAAGGGGATGGTCCGTCGCCTCGGCATGGGCCATGTAAATGTGGGTTGCCTCGTGCTCGGCAGCCAGATCCAGTCGAATTGCCCGGATCAACTCCTGAAGCGTGAGCTTTCGATCCGGAACCGTTCCGATGAAGGGATTTGTGAATTCAGGCATTTCTTTCCTCCTTACTCTGATGGGCGGGATGAATCCCGCATCGCTGCATGCCGTCGCACGGCGAGCGCATCACCGTGCACTTCTGCAAACAGGCTGGACGTTCCTGTCGCGGGACCTATGCACGCCCTACCTTATAATGGTTCACCCTCTGCCATGGACCGGAATGCGGTTCTGGCTCTCGGGAGAGCCTTCAGCAGGTGGTGCCCACCTGGGGTCCATGCGTCACGTCCATCGATGGGGGCATCTTCAGAAAGCCTGCCCGTGATCCTGAACCCCTGCGTCTTCGTCGTGTTCTGAGTTCGGGGCGGATCGAAGACAGGACGCGAAAAGAGGTGTTCGGGATGAGCGGAGTTGTGGAAAAGAAGTATCAGCAGGGGAGGTGCTCGATCCGAAGCCCCTCGTTGTCTATCCCGGTGGCGACGGCGATTGACAGCCCGAGCTCATCCAGAATCCGCCGAACGGCATCCCGGTCGCGTGCGGTGATGACAGCGATGGCAGGCCCGACCGAGCTCATGCCCACGAACTCGAAACCTGCATCCCGAAGCTGGTTCATGTAGTGGTAGATGCGGAACCCGTGGTGCTCCACCTCCGCGCGCTTCGAGCCCCGGAATTCGATCTCCCAGATCACCTCCCCCATCTTCTCGAGGTTCCCGCTCTCAAGGGCCGGAATGAGGTCCATCATGATCATGTAGGCCTTCAGCTCTCGATCGCGGTAGTCGAGATTTCGGGCCCGGTTCATCAGGAGGTCGAACTCACGCTCCCCGGCCGATGAGATGTCGGAAGGGGGGATGACGATGAAGACGGATTTGTCCTGGCCGAACGGGTGATGGTAGATGCGTGTGAGCTCGTCGCCCGTGATTCCCATCCCCCCGTGGGTGCTGACCACCGGACCGACCCCGGTCTCGAACCCGAAGGCGATCTGCCCGTCTACCGTCTCCTCGACGAAGTTGTTCCCCACCAGAAGCCGCAGCTGATCCTGCGTGAGCGGAGACCCCACTGCAGCGTTCAGCGCATTGGCGACCGCGACCAGGATCGTGCTGGTGGATCCGAGACCCACGTGCTTGTGCTCGTGATCGCGGGCATACACACGGAATCCCCCCCTGTATCCCGTGGTCTTTTTGAAGACCTCCGTGAAGTGGCGGATGATGGGCTCCCGCTCGTAATCGATCTCCAGCCCTTCAGGGATACACTGCGCCTCGGCAGTGCAGTAGAGCTGGACAGCGAATCCGACGCCCCCTCCGCCGGGCCGCCCGGGTGCAAAGCGGTTCATGTCGAGCACGGTCAGGTGGATTCGTGCGGGCGCCCGCACCCGAACCTTTCCTTCGACCGGTTTCAGCGGATACGCCTTCTCCAGGCCGATCGTGTTGATATTTTCGCCTGGAGAGAAAGAACTGAACTCATACTCCACCAGATCGAGATCCCCGCCCCGAATCTTCATCGTCGGCATAAATTGTCAGGAGATCTTATCCTCGATCGAAGAATATGTTTTTCGGTCCAGCCGAAAGCGGAATTCCATAGCCCATGCTGCAGCCTTCCAGCCATCCGAGCCGCAATGCGGCCACACCTGCCGTGTACATGATGCGGTTGTCGAGATTGTGGAGCGATGCGGTCTTTACAGCGGATCCCAGCGCGATGCCCAGGTCCGTCACTCGCACCGCACAGCTGGGCCCCTGGAACGGCATGCCCGGCGCGTGAACGCTGGTCTGGTGCTGCAGCATCTCCTCGCAGGTGGGAAAGCCGCAGGCCCCGCAGTCCAGACCTGCCGTGGTGTGGTACTCGAGACCGATCAGAAGGACGGCATCGCTCACGCGGACGTTGTCGGAATCCCGGATGAAGTGGGGGAGGTTTCGCGCTTCGCCGTGCCGTCGCATCTCGTTTGCGAGCGCTATCAGCGAGTCGCTGTCGACGACACGAATCCGCAGGGCATCGGCGCCCCGCGCTTTGGGTGCGGTCTCCGCCGAGAGCGCCATCATTCTGGCAATCGTCGGGACAATATCTGCATATGCAAACATACATCCTCCCCTATGCCGTGCCCGAATATTTAAATCACCCTTCGGTGGACACATCCCGGCGGGGCCATCGGAATGCAGGGGTGAGAGCGCCAGGAACCTACGAAAAATTAGGGGGTAGTATTGGGGGTTGCGCCTCTTCTTGCGGGCGGAACATGAATAATCGGTTTACCGGCCGTAAATACAGTCCCATCGATGTTCGGAGCGTCCGCATCCGCCCTCTCATTCAAGGATCTCGAACTCCTCGATGGGGATTCCTTCGGTGAGCCCCTCTTCACCCTCCCCTCGGAGTCCCTCGTCCCTCCAGCGGTCCGGAGAGACTTTGGCGACCATCACCTTCATCTTCTCCTCGAATAGTCTCGAAAAACCTTTGTACGCGCAGTCTCGCTCGATCCTCCTGAACCGGTCGGACTGGATCAGCGTGAATCCCACCTCCCGCGTAACCTCCTCTTCCGGCGCGGGCAGGTTGCAGTCTTCCACGGACATCTCTCTGAGTGTCTGTGCCACGCAGGGATAATAATTGTGATTAACAATATTCTCATGTTAAATTTACATTATGTGCATCTGTTCGCAGGGCGCGATTGTGCCGCATCACGCAGCGGATCCAGACCCTCTTCATTCAGGCATCCGCCCCCGAACTCGCTGACGGCGCATATCGCGGAAGGGAGTAGAAATCGCCGATGACACGCGTCCCTTGCACTGCCCGTCCTATGACGGATCGCCATACCATCCCCTGCCCCCCGGGACGAGATCCACAGCGTCCCGAACGCCTTCCCCCTGCTCACCCATGCCACGTTCCAACGCAGTGCGCAGTTCATTTCAAATTTTAGGTTACTGCGGCAGGATACTCATGCTCTGAAGCAGAAGGTGGGATGCACGCGGAAAGTCCCAGCTCCCGATGCGATCCGCCCTGACCCTCTCCCTGTGTGACGGTGACAGTGCGCTCCATGCGTCCCCCCCTCGGAACGGGTCGTGGACCCTTACTCCGTATAACGGGCCGCTTCCGTTGCCATCCGCGGTGAACGGCCCGGTCTTTCCGCAGCGGCGTTCGAGCTGCCAGGGCATGCGCGTCATTTCCGAGCATTAATGATAATACTCTAGGGGTTGAATCGTTCTGAAATGAGAGTGATGCTGGGGGGAACCTTCGATCCGATCCACGACGGGCACAGGAAACTCCTGAAGCGGGCATTCCAGCTGGCCGGACCGGAGGGGCAGGTCACAATCGGTCTCACGACGGACCGCTTCGCCAGCCAGAAGAGCCACCCGGTGCGTCCGTATCCGGAGAGAAGGGAGAACCTCGTGAAGTGCATCGAATCCGGCGGTTTTTCGGCGAAGTGGTCGATCCAGCCGCTGGATGACCGGTATGGCCCGGCCATCTCCGACGATTTCGATGCGCTGGTCGTGAGCGAGGGTACGGCCGGGGCCGGGGCGGAGATCAATCGCCTCCGGCAGGAGCGGGGGCTAAAAAAGGTTGATATTCATCAAGTTGCCTGCGTGCTCGCCGAGGATGGGCGCTGGATATCCAGCACCCGTATCTATCGCGGCGAGATCGACGAGCGCGGAAGGCTCAGATGATGTATCCGGTTATGTCCCGCGACAGGCGGGGAATCCTCCAGTCACAGTACTTGCATCGGAGGACCCGGTCCTCAAGAACATCGAATTTGCTCTCGATCGGCTCGCGGGTGTTCGAGATGCACTCCGGGTTCGGGCACCGCACCACCCCTATCAGAACCTCGGGGATATGGACGCCCTTCTTCTCGAACACCTCGTAGTTGCGGATAATGTTGATCGTCGCATTGGGTGCGATGAGGGCGATCCTGTCCACCTCCTCTTTTCGGAGCTCCCGGTTCTCGATCTTGACGATGTCCTTCTTCCCGTGCCGGCTCGCCACGTTGGTCGCGATGGAGAGGCACTCGGTGGTCGAGCCGGTGATCCCCAGAATGCGGAGCACGTTGATCGCTTCGCCCGCCGTGATATGGTCGATCACCGTCCCATCGCGGATCTTGCTGATCACCAGCCCCCGTTCCGGTGCCTCCTTCACGACATCACCTCCTGCAGAATGGCCATGCGCACCGGTACTCCGTTGCGGGACTGTTCGAAGTATTTTGCGTAGCCGAGCGTATCTACCCGGGGATCGATCTCCGATGCGCGCGGCAGGGGGTGCAGCACGATCAGGTTGCTGCGGACATTGCCAAGAAGTTCGGGGGTGATGCGGTAGCTGTGCGCCACGGCGAGGTACGAGGCGGTGTCCGGGAAGCGCTCGCGCTGGATGCGTGTTACGTAAAGGACATCCAGTTCCGGCAGGACGGCATCCACTCTTGCGTGCTGGTGCACCTCCACGCCATGTTCGCGCAGCTCCTGGAGGATGGACGGCGGCAGTTCCAGCCCCTCCGGGGCGATCGCGTGGAGGGTTACGCGGTAGAGGGAGAGCGCGTAGGCCAGGGAATGCGTCGTACGCCCGTAGCGGAGATCTCCGAGCAGGCCCACGTTGATGTTGTCGAGGGGCATCGACTGGCGTATGGTGTAGAGATCGAGGAGCGTCTGTGAGGGGTGCTGCCCGGCTCCGTCGCCGGCATTGATGATGGGGACGGTCGCGAACTCGCTGGCCAGCCGTGCCGCTCCCTCCTTCGGATGGCGGAGCACGATCGCGTCCGCATAGCCGCTGACGACGCGGATAGTGTCCGCCAGCGTCTCCCCTTTGGCAATGGAACTCCCCTCGATACTGTCCACGACGATGCTCGTCCCCCCCAGGCGCGCCATTGCGGACTCGAACGACATCCGCGTGCGGGTGCTGGGCTCGAAGAAGAGGAGAGCCAGGATCCGTCCTTCGAGGGCATGCCTGTCGTAGAGGCAAGCATCGATGTCCCGCGCCCGATCGAGGAGGGCATCGATCTTATCGCGGGACAACTCCTTTATCGAGATGATGTGGTTCATACGGGCGTGCGGTTCTCCTTGGAGCCCCCAGGACGGTCTGATGCCTTCCCCCGGATCGCAGAGGAAGGGCTGCAGGCAGATCCCGGAGGTATTCCCGTACCGATTTGACCTCACCCCCTAATCAAGTGTGACATCTGGTGATCGGTGATAACTCCGGGAAGGGGAGACGGACCCGGTCCGGCAGCCCACCCAAGAAGGAAGACCCGGTTCCTGGCCGCACTCGTCACGATTCGGCCCTTTCTACAGGGAGGGATCGAACCGTCTGGCTTCGATTCGGATCAGATTCATCGCACGCGGAGATGGGGGGAACGGTGAAATACCGCCCCTTCGCTCCCAAGCAGGAGGGGGTCTCACCCCCTTCTCCCGGCGGAAACGGCGACAAACCTGATCGCGGGAGGCGCAACCTATCATGGAGAGGGCAGGATATCCCCCGATGCATCGCTATCGGACGCGGCTGCTCCCCCACCGTCAGCCATGAGTCGAGTCCGTGCATCTACCCCGGAGTTATCAGGCCATCATCGTACCTGCAGGGAGGAGACAGCGCCTGTGCCCCCGAGGTCCCATGTACGCGGGAGGAAGGAGGCAGCAGAAGGGGGGCACTCCCTCGGTGCGGGAGGTCCCGGAGGGAAAGGGCGGGTGAGGCAGGAGTGTATCCGGAACCGGATGGATGTTCGGTATAGGACCGAACAGGACCTCGTAATAGGCGAAAGCCCAAAATGAAATTGCAGATTCGCGTTGGCAAAACCTATTACCCTCCCCCTCCGATTGTTGTACGGTATGCGAAGCCAGGTGAAGTGGGGCATCATTCTGCTGGTAATCGGGCTCGTGCTTGCGCCCATAGGATTTCCCTATCTCCTCGTCTATGCGGTACCCCTCATCCTGATCGGGCTTGCGCTTATCGCCTTTCGGAGAAGGGAAGAGACCCTGGAAGAGATACGGGAGTGAGCCATGATCGTTACAACGACCGAAACCGTTCCGGGATTCCGGCTGGAGATCCTGGGGATCGTCTACGGGAATACCGTCCGTTCGAAACACCTGGGAAAGGACATCACGGCGGGCTTGAAGAGCATCGTGGGAGGCGAGCTCCAGGAGTACACGGATATGCTGGCAGAGGCGCGCACCGAGGCCGTGAACCGCATGATCAACGCCGCAAAGGGCATGGGCGCGGATGCCATCGTGAACGTGCGGTTCACCACATCCCAGACAATGGCGACGGCGGCGGAGCTGCTCGCATATGGGACCGCCGTGAAACTGATTCCCCTTTGAACAGTCGCAGAATGCGATTGTGATATGCGGGAGGAGACCTTCTCCGAATGGATGGGGCTTCCATCCTTCCGCAATGTTCTTCTGCTCCGAAGAGCCCCTGCCGATCACCATGGCAGTGGCGGCGGGGTGTGCAATCCTTTTCTCTCGGGTAAGCACGCAAGAGATAATCGGCTCTTTCATGGGAATCATCCAATGACGCTTTCCGGTATGCGGAATCGATGGGAGGGCGTCTGTCAGGTCCTGCAAATTCCGGCCGGGTGTAACGGCAACCGGGAGGGGGAGAGTATCTATGCGGACCATGGCCAAACCCGCGCTGCCAGCATGCAGGAGCCCGGGATGGCAAAAACGCACGATCTACACCATGGCAGGGGTTGATCCCGATCCTGCTCGTCTCCGCCATTGCCTCGGGCTTGTCCATCCCGGCAGCGGGTGCCAGAACCGGGACTGTGAAACGTGGAGCCGGGAACGGAACGCCGCGGATAGGCGCACCCATGCCGGATGAGATGCCATCGAAAGGGGATGGGAAACTTGCAGTTTTCGGCATCGAATTTCCGGATTTTTCCGTGATTGGATCCCCACATTTTCATGACGGCGAGGCCGTCGACAGGTATGAGGCGGCACTGGTCGGAGCAGAAGGAATGGGGGAGGCGCATCCCTACGTGAGCCTCGGGAACTACCACCACCGATCGACCCGATGGCCGGCTCGATTGATCCGGTACCGTCTCCGGGTGGTATCGTGGCCGGTACAACGCATCGGACTGCGCACGAGGGGAGCCGAATCGCCACGATGATGCGCTCCTGGAGGAAGTAATCGATGCCCACGACGGATCGGTGGATTTCGGTCAGTTCGACAGCGACAAGGAGGGTGCCATTGACGGCGTGCTGCTGGTATGGGCGCTTCCCGGGGGATAGTATCTCCCCCGATTTCCGGGAAAAGGAATCGCTTATAAGAATGACCATAGAGTCCCCGTCGACGGGAAGATACGCAGGGCACCCTCGTAACGCGCACACCATCGCCATCTGATCTTCCGGTAGAATGGATACGAACGATGGCCCATGAGACCGGTCACCTGCTGGGTTCGCCTGACGGGTTCTTCCTGATCCAGTTCAGAAGACCTTCGGGAAACGACGATGATCCGGACGTGAAATTCCGCCCTCGATCTGGATCTGGCATGTGGATGCCGAATGCAATCCGTTCAGGACGACCATCCGCGCCAACGGGCGGTCTTCCCATCGCCTGCTGAAGCGGGGTCCGGCGGACGGCAGCGAGAAGGCGGTGTCCGACGAGTTCGACCCCGGGGATCTGTTCCTCCCCGGCAAGAAGTTTTCCTGCTGGACCATACCCAACAGCACCAGTTTCGCAGGGATCTATACCGGCGTTTTCGTGGACTCGCTGCTGCACGTCAACGCCGCTGCAGGCGATGCTTCGACGGAGGGCATGCTGGTTCACTGCGTCATCGCACTGCAATAAGAAAGGACGGATGCTGCAATCTTTCACCGTCCTATCTGATTTTGCTCCCGCTTCCGAGAGTGAGCATCCGCCATTCCGAATCGAAACGGGAAGGGTTTTGTCTTAATCTCTTACTCGAGAGAGATCCCTGCAACAGACTTGAACACTGCCTGTTGTCCATGTCATCCCCTGCAGGTTTATCGCCTGACGGCTCGCATGACAGGTTAGAGCGCCGCATACAGGGTCGTGCAGATCGGGTTTCGGGCAGGCGTCCCTTTGCTTTCCGTCTGGGTCGTTCCGCGTGCACGTCTCGATTACCGGAAAAAAGGTGCTCTGTCCTCCCGGCGACTGCCTCTCATGCCTCACATACTGGCAAGTACGACTCCCTTCTCTTGACGTCTTCTCCGGACAGGGCGCTCATCGACGCCACTGGAACGGTGTATCTGTCGGTGTCGGCATTGCCGGTTTCGCATTCACGGCAGGGGCGTCCGGCGGTGCTATGGGGAGATTGTCGAAAGCGACAGCCGTATCGGTGGTGGCGTCTTTGGGAGCATGGAATACTGGGGCAGTCCTGCCGCTCACAATCTCTTCATACGCCACACTAGCGGGGTAATTTCGTTTATCGATACGCTCAGCTGGTTTCCCACGCATTCGATGGTGAGATGATTCCTTTCCGCCGGTCTCAAGGTTATCCGCCCGGAGATATCAAAATCCAGCGGCTTCATGCCCGAATCGTTCGATTTTTTATTTTCGCGTAGAAGCGGTCAAGGATGCCGAACTCATAACGGTTAAAGGATTCATCGATCCGGCATGCGATTATGACAGTGCTGTTAGGATCACCCCGGGGCATCTCGGTATCGATGTCCAATAGGAAATCATCGTAGGTCTGGTTCAGGAGGTACACGGTTCCGTATTCCCCGGACGCATCGGTCAAGATCACCAGGCCATTTTCGTATGCGACGCTCCTGTTCGGTATGCTGTAGGTTTCCAGCCAGGGAGAACCCACCTGCTGAAATTATCCTGGAACAGAGTGATCGATCGCCCTCTGTTCTCAACTATCCACGGGATTGTCGTTATCTCCTGCCCCGGGTGGAGAGATCACCAGATCGTCGAAGACACCAGTTGTGCCGACCTCCCCCATTTCATCCGCCCACACACCGAACACGATAATGCCTTCCAGGATGGGTTCATACTCGTCCTGTAAGGCGGCGGGGTTCAGACGGTCCCCGACACACTCGATCTGGATACGGTTCACGGCGCCCGCATTGATGAGTGCGATGACTCCTATCTGTACCACGATAAGAAAGTCGGATTCTATTCACTCGAATGCCCTCTCCGATTCAGTTCTGAATTCCGTCAATCCGATTCAGGACCGACATTTATTACGCATTCATGCACATGAGGGTGCAGAACGCCGCGAGCCACCGGCTATTGGCTATCAATAATTTTCCATATATCGGTAAAAGTGATAAAAACGATATTTACGGTAAGGTTGCATGTTTTGCCTTATTTCAACAATACGGTTCAGGTTCACCTCCGCGCTATCGTGATATACCCCGAGTGCCCCACGCGGGTCGAGGGGCGGGTGCCCCTGGCCGTTCGGGTCATTTCACGGTCGATGCACTCGTGAGCGTGGACTTCGGGGAACAGCCCCGCTGACACGTCCAGGACGAGGGACATCTGCTCGATGAAGGGCGTGTAACATGCCAGGTAACCGCCCGGACGGAGGTGATGGTAGGCATGCTCGATATGCTCGCGGCGGACGCTCAGATCCAGGTGGATGACGTCGTACTCCCCCCGGGCGGTCAGTACGTCTTCTGCAACCACCCGTACGTTCTCCAGCTTCGCGTCCCGGATGTTCGCCTCTGCGATCGCTGCAAACTCCGTGCGCTGCTCGTAGGTCTCCACGGAGCGGGCGATGCCGCCGAAGTAGATGGCGGCAATGCCGCTTCCCGTCCCGGCGTCCAGGACGGCATCTCTGCGGTTCATGCCGGTCGCGGCGATCACGTATCCGATATCGCGGGGAAGCATGGGCGCTCCGCTTCGGGAGGCATGGGCAAAAAAGTCCGTCGCCCGGGGCGCGCGAAGGGTGAACAGGACACCTCGGTGGCTGGCGATCGTGCTTCCGGGCTCTCTGCCGATCAGCCGGGAGAGGTCGATGGTTCCGAGGTCGGTCTGGAGCGTTCCTTCTCCGGCCCGAACATAGTAGTCCCGCCCCTCCGCCAGGAGCAGCACGCGATCCCCACTCTCGATCATGCCTGGGAGAGGCGCAGGATCGCCTCGGCGATATCGCCCTTCGTCTCACGGAGCGTGGCTCTGACGGTCTCCTCCGCCGCTCCGGTCTGCATCTTCACCAGGTTCACGTCCTCTTCGGGTATCTCCACTTCCGCGGCCTCGAAGTGGGGTTCGCCGCTGATCTGGTAGGTGGTGATCCCCTGCATGGTCATCGCGACCACATCCGCAGAGTCAAAGACGTAGTTGCCCTTGTCCGTGACGATGATGATCTTCTGGACACCTTCGATCGCCTCCATATTCATGCCCATCTGCTTCATCATCTGCTTCATCTTCTTGGGGTTTATTCTTCCTGGAAACATCCTGATTCCCTCCCCTGCCGTACTTTTACCGCTACTCCGTAATTAAATGCCAGCATCTCGGCACCCGAGAGGACCGCCGCACCCGTTCCGAGGAGGCGGTCGGGATCCTGGACCACCAGCACCTCGTCCCCCGCACGGATACCGGGATCGGCCGCCACCACGTGACGGGCAAAGGCGTTCTTGCCCCGCAGGATGAACTCCGCCACGTCGTCGCGGATCACCACGCGGTACGCGGGCGCCGCCAGGCACTCCTGCAGCCGCAGCGCCCCGGCGATGGAGAGCGTGAGGCGCCCGTCATGGGCGCGGAGTGTGGCCAGGCGGACCCCGTCGAGGAGAATCTGCCGCACCCGTCCGCTGCTGGAGAGCTGGAATGCAACCCCGTCCGGGAAGAGCCCCCTCCCGGCGTCCCGGCCGAACTGGTAGTCAGCGATCGTGCGCACGCGTTTGAGCATACTGCTCTCCGATAATGCGGTTGACATGGGAAACGAACACCTCCTCTGCATCCTTCGGTATGAATGCGCCGGCTGCGATGCGGTGGCCTCCCGCCGCACCGGCGCATGCGGCGGACGCCTCGATCAGAGCTGCCTGGAGATCGACGCCACGGGCCACCGCCCATTCGGTGGCCCGCATGGAGACTTTGGTGATGCCCGGATCCTCCGGTAGCTGGCACATGATCAGGATGGGCTTCTTCCAGTTCAGGCGCGACAGTGCCATGCCGGCCCCGATCCCGATGATTGTGTCCGGAAACCGGTCCGCCACATGGATGTGCTGGATATGCTCGAGCTCGTGCACGCCCCGATCGAGGATGAACTCGAGCAGGTCCCGGATGATGGCGCGGTGGTGGGTGAGCATGTACTCCGCGTCGCGGAGCGCCTTTCCCCGATCTCCCTTGCAGATGGTGCTGCCAACCATGGGCTTTGCCCAGCGGCCGCACGCATTGAGAAGGGTAGCGAACTCGGAGGCGTTCCGTAGCGGCGTCCGCTTCACCTCGGTCGGGAAGATGTAAGCCTCGGCAAACAGTCTGGAATGGGGGATGCCATGGGCGATCAGCTGCTGGACCAGCGCGCTCGTAATCGTCCGTTTGTCCTCGAACGAGAGTTCCTCCCAGACCATCCACTGTCCTCCGTCGCTCTTCAGACGGACGCCGAGTTTCTGCAGGAAGTTCAGGGCGCCCTGGGGGTTGTTGGAGATGCCCGGTACGAACGGATCGTCGTTGTACGCCAGGGCGATGTGCACGGGGCGCGTGGAGATGCCGTAGCAGTTCAGGGTCTTACCGAGCACCTGGATGCTGCCGCACTCCACGCCGTCGTTCACCATCTCCCGAGCCGGACCCACAAGCCTGCAGTCCTCACGCGCCATCATGTCGCCCACGTTGCCGACGACCGCCAGCTTTGCGAGATCGACGTTGGCGGAGGAGATGGCCTTGGCCACGAGATAGGCGATACCGGCTGCGGAGAGTTTGGAATGGCCATAAGTGAGGCCGTTCACCTGCCGATACGGCGTGTCGCAGGGCTGGGAGACGTGGTGGTCCAGGATCAGCACATCTTCGAAGTCGAGGCCATGCTCCTGCAGCAGATTCTGCTGGCCGGCTCCGAGATCAGTGAAAATCTTGAGCGTATCGTCCCGGGGGACAGTCCGCATCGTCAGGGGCTCCAGCTGCCGCACGAACAGGGAGCGGACCTCCACGCCCTCTCGGACCAGTGCCTGGGCGAGGATCGCTTCGCCGGTGATGCCGTCCGCGTCGATGTGCGATACGATGGTCACCCTGTCTCTGGAGCAGGCGATATCCGCTGCTCTCGAAATGTCCGCGGAGAGACCCATCTGGATAGCTATTGGGAGTTCTTCGGTATTATGCTTGAGGGCGCATCCGTGGAGGAAAGACCTCCTCCCGAACGGGTATGGTGAACGAAAACGGCGGCTCGCGATTCCGGAACGGCCCGAGTCCCTGCATGGGCGTTG belongs to Methanomicrobiales archaeon and includes:
- a CDS encoding rRNA adenine N-6-methyltransferase family protein; this encodes MIESGDRVLLLAEGRDYYVRAGEGTLQTDLGTIDLSRLIGREPGSTIASHRGVLFTLRAPRATDFFAHASRSGAPMLPRDIGYVIAATGMNRRDAVLDAGTGSGIAAIYFGGIARSVETYEQRTEFAAIAEANIRDAKLENVRVVAEDVLTARGEYDVIHLDLSVRREHIEHAYHHLRPGGYLACYTPFIEQMSLVLDVSAGLFPEVHAHECIDREMTRTARGTRPSTRVGHSGYITIARR
- a CDS encoding nascent polypeptide-associated complex protein; its protein translation is MFPGRINPKKMKQMMKQMGMNMEAIEGVQKIIIVTDKGNYVFDSADVVAMTMQGITTYQISGEPHFEAAEVEIPEEDVNLVKMQTGAAEETVRATLRETKGDIAEAILRLSQA
- a CDS encoding pseudouridine synthase, with product MLKRVRTIADYQFGRDAGRGLFPDGVAFQLSSSGRVRQILLDGVRLATLRAHDGRLTLSIAGALRLQECLAAPAYRVVIRDDVAEFILRGKNAFARHVVAADPGIRAGDEVLVVQDPDRLLGTGAAVLSGAEMLAFNYGVAVKVRQGRESGCFQEE
- a CDS encoding DHH family phosphoesterase gives rise to the protein MGLSADISRAADIACSRDRVTIVSHIDADGITGEAILAQALVREGVEVRSLFVRQLEPLTMRTVPRDDTLKIFTDLGAGQQNLLQEHGLDFEDVLILDHHVSQPCDTPYRQVNGLTYGHSKLSAAGIAYLVAKAISSANVDLAKLAVVGNVGDMMAREDCRLVGPAREMVNDGVECGSIQVLGKTLNCYGISTRPVHIALAYNDDPFVPGISNNPQGALNFLQKLGVRLKSDGGQWMVWEELSFEDKRTITSALVQQLIAHGIPHSRLFAEAYIFPTEVKRTPLRNASEFATLLNACGRWAKPMVGSTICKGDRGKALRDAEYMLTHHRAIIRDLLEFILDRGVHELEHIQHIHVADRFPDTIIGIGAGMALSRLNWKKPILIMCQLPEDPGITKVSMRATEWAVARGVDLQAALIEASAACAGAAGGHRIAAGAFIPKDAEEVFVSHVNRIIGEQYAQTRAHDR